A window of uncultured Draconibacterium sp. contains these coding sequences:
- a CDS encoding undecaprenyl-diphosphate phosphatase: MNAFQAFLLGIIQGLTEFLPVSSSGHLEIGHAFLNIKEENNLLFVLTVHVATVLSTIVVFRKDIIQLVKDLFKFEKNESTTYIFKLLFSSIPIIIVGLLFKEEIESFFTGNLFFVGCMLLFTACLLALSHFVKKNDGKITYFKALIIGIAQTIAVLPGISRSGSTIATGLLLGVKKEDVARFSFLMVLIPILGAAFMDIISGDLSTAKMETVPLIIGFVAAFISGLLACSWMIQVVKRGKLIYFAIYCSLIGLIAIFAA; encoded by the coding sequence ATGAATGCATTTCAGGCATTTTTACTTGGAATTATCCAGGGACTTACCGAATTTTTACCCGTTAGTTCCAGTGGTCACCTCGAAATTGGGCATGCCTTTTTAAATATTAAGGAAGAAAACAACTTACTTTTTGTTTTAACAGTTCATGTGGCAACGGTACTCAGCACAATTGTTGTTTTCCGGAAAGACATTATCCAACTTGTTAAAGATCTCTTTAAATTTGAGAAAAACGAGTCCACAACTTATATCTTTAAACTTCTTTTTTCCTCCATTCCGATAATAATTGTTGGTTTATTGTTTAAAGAAGAAATTGAATCGTTTTTTACCGGCAACCTGTTTTTTGTTGGTTGCATGTTACTGTTTACTGCATGTTTGCTGGCCCTTTCGCATTTTGTAAAAAAGAACGACGGTAAAATAACCTATTTTAAAGCGCTGATAATTGGAATAGCACAAACCATAGCAGTTTTACCCGGAATTTCGCGAAGTGGAAGTACAATTGCAACCGGCCTTTTATTGGGAGTTAAAAAGGAAGATGTTGCCCGGTTTTCATTCTTAATGGTTTTAATTCCGATATTGGGCGCAGCTTTTATGGACATAATAAGTGGTGATTTGAGCACCGCAAAAATGGAAACAGTTCCGTTAATTATCGGCTTTGTTGCAGCCTTTATTTCCGGTCTTCTTGCCTGCTCCTGGATGATTCAGGTTGTAAAACGCGGAAAACTAATTTATTTCGCTATTTATTGTTCTCTTATTGGTCTTATTGCTATCTTTGCAGCCTAA